A window of Desulfomonilia bacterium contains these coding sequences:
- a CDS encoding helical backbone metal receptor produces the protein MAIIMIGWVAASLTPAAHAASVRIVSLSPAITSELFDLGLQGNLVGVTRYCMNPGGKKEIVGNLTDINLEKIILLKPDLILAGKDANRKKDIEKLLSMGFSVEIFEGCESFECMNTEFIRLGKLTGCQKEAERIADKCRKEVSSISARAGSRHYKVLWQISANPMIVAGGPTFASEFIRLSGCMNIFGDIKTKYPRVNMEEVLTRNPDVIIIISGMGAGTDIWKKMKGISAVSEGRIFTVNADEVCQATPVRFVEGLKIISSILSGKPL, from the coding sequence ATGGCAATTATTATGATTGGGTGGGTTGCCGCCTCTCTTACACCTGCGGCACACGCTGCATCCGTAAGAATAGTCTCGCTATCACCGGCTATCACCAGTGAACTCTTTGACCTCGGCTTACAGGGCAACCTCGTAGGGGTAACCAGATACTGTATGAATCCGGGCGGCAAAAAGGAGATCGTGGGCAACCTGACTGATATTAACCTTGAAAAGATCATCCTCCTGAAACCTGATTTGATACTTGCAGGCAAAGATGCAAACAGAAAAAAAGATATAGAAAAACTTCTTTCCATGGGATTTTCGGTGGAAATTTTCGAAGGCTGCGAAAGTTTTGAGTGCATGAACACCGAATTCATAAGGCTGGGGAAATTGACAGGCTGTCAGAAAGAGGCAGAAAGGATTGCTGATAAATGCAGGAAAGAGGTGTCTTCAATAAGCGCCAGGGCCGGATCAAGACATTATAAAGTCCTGTGGCAGATCAGTGCGAACCCGATGATCGTTGCAGGCGGACCGACATTTGCCAGCGAATTCATAAGGCTTTCGGGGTGCATGAATATCTTCGGCGATATAAAAACCAAGTATCCTCGAGTCAACATGGAAGAAGTCCTGACAAGAAATCCGGATGTAATAATCATTATATCCGGCATGGGCGCCGGCACTGATATCTGGAAAAAAATGAAAGGAATAAGCGCAGTATCTGAAGGCCGGATATTCACGGTTAATGCCGATGAGGTATGCCAGGCAACCCCGGTAAGATTTGTTGAAGGTCTGAAGATAATCTCATCGATACTCTCAGGCAAACCTCTATGA
- a CDS encoding flagellar biosynthesis anti-sigma factor FlgM, with protein MEVKSIRAANIKKTYEKLKAQIENRKVDDKENISISINSANRVFGELMENTIKKSLNIVSAASRPDLVNDQKSSYHLFENRAGFNVQAGQHGETGIINNIMSTIEETPEMRMNKAKDILRKIKEGTYAADYLSIAEKLLSHDVVMRI; from the coding sequence GTGGAAGTAAAAAGCATCAGAGCAGCCAACATTAAAAAGACCTATGAAAAGCTGAAAGCTCAAATTGAGAACCGGAAGGTTGACGATAAAGAGAATATCAGTATCTCCATAAATTCGGCAAACCGGGTTTTTGGAGAATTGATGGAAAATACAATAAAGAAATCACTTAATATTGTATCTGCCGCAAGCAGACCGGATCTTGTAAATGATCAAAAAAGCTCATATCACCTTTTTGAAAACAGAGCAGGCTTCAATGTGCAGGCCGGACAGCATGGAGAAACAGGCATAATAAACAACATCATGAGTACAATCGAGGAAACACCTGAAATGCGTATGAACAAGGCGAAGGATATTCTCAGGAAGATAAAGGAAGGTACTTACGCGGCTGATTATTTGTCAATAGCCGAAAAACTGCTCAGCCATGATGTGGTGATGCGCATCTAG
- a CDS encoding ABC transporter ATP-binding protein, which translates to MILEISNLSVGYNKKIVVDDLSFKINPGIFYGIIGPNGAGKSTLFKAASGVLKPWNGSIKLKGIDIYRMPRRELASIIAAVPQFQEAFFPFRVKEFVQMGRYPRRGRFGMLKSSDHQIIYDALKSMRLEELIHKRIDELSGGELQRVHISQALAQEPDILMLDEPTSHLDIGHQTSVLNLIKRRCLSAGIPILMIAHDLNLAAAYCDSLLLLKNGRAFAEGTPSEVLTKRNIESVYDTHVEIIKNESSNYPHIFLKPDTFIHQ; encoded by the coding sequence ATGATCCTGGAAATTTCAAACCTCTCAGTCGGTTACAATAAAAAGATTGTTGTTGATGATCTCTCATTTAAAATTAATCCCGGCATATTCTATGGAATAATCGGGCCCAACGGTGCCGGCAAATCGACATTGTTCAAAGCTGCCAGCGGCGTATTAAAACCATGGAATGGGAGCATAAAATTAAAGGGCATAGATATTTACCGCATGCCAAGGCGTGAGCTTGCAAGCATAATAGCTGCGGTTCCTCAATTTCAGGAAGCCTTCTTTCCTTTCAGGGTAAAAGAGTTCGTGCAAATGGGCAGATATCCCAGAAGGGGTCGCTTCGGAATGCTCAAGAGCTCGGATCATCAGATAATTTATGATGCGCTTAAATCAATGAGACTTGAAGAGCTGATTCATAAAAGGATTGATGAACTCTCCGGCGGAGAACTTCAGCGTGTTCATATATCACAGGCCCTGGCACAGGAACCAGATATCCTGATGCTGGACGAACCGACCTCACATCTCGATATCGGACACCAGACAAGTGTGCTTAACCTGATCAAAAGAAGGTGTCTTTCGGCCGGGATACCGATATTGATGATTGCACATGATCTTAATCTGGCGGCTGCCTACTGTGACAGTCTTCTTCTTCTCAAGAACGGCAGAGCCTTTGCCGAAGGGACACCGTCGGAGGTCCTTACGAAAAGAAATATAGAGAGTGTTTATGATACGCATGTCGAGATAATTAAAAACGAATCCTCAAACTATCCCCACATATTTCTCAAGCCTGATACTTTTATTCATCAATAA
- a CDS encoding iron ABC transporter permease has translation MKKPVVFIILFILLFLAVIISLITGSADLTPEGLASVLFKKDSNPLLSAIIWDLRIPRIINGIIVGAALSACGVIFQAVLRNPLAEPYTLGVSSGGALGATISIMVGLSGAAMIGMCFLGCLITILLILGLASTKGFSNTMLILCGVIIGFLLSSIMMLLFSLSTTRDVYASVMWLMGSLSAPGKDSLRIMVYFVLPLALSLILFSRDINILSLGDEKAMYLGLNARYARAVLFLISSLITGACVAVAGVISFVGLIMPHIMRKIIGPDHILLLPASMIAGSILLVLSDTISRIVISPLELPVGVITGIIGGLFFLFMILWQGENIS, from the coding sequence ATGAAAAAACCTGTCGTCTTCATAATACTTTTTATCCTTCTTTTTCTGGCAGTCATAATATCCCTGATTACAGGCAGCGCAGACCTCACACCGGAAGGACTGGCATCCGTTCTGTTCAAGAAGGACTCGAATCCCCTGTTGAGTGCAATAATCTGGGATCTGAGAATTCCCAGAATCATAAACGGCATTATTGTCGGTGCAGCCCTTTCAGCCTGCGGTGTCATCTTCCAGGCGGTCCTGAGAAATCCTCTTGCGGAACCTTACACGCTCGGTGTATCGAGCGGCGGAGCGCTTGGAGCGACAATCTCCATAATGGTGGGGCTCTCAGGAGCGGCAATGATCGGGATGTGCTTTTTAGGATGCCTTATAACTATTCTTCTTATACTCGGCCTTGCATCTACAAAAGGCTTCTCCAATACGATGCTTATACTGTGCGGTGTTATAATAGGTTTTCTGCTCTCGTCCATAATGATGCTGCTTTTTTCCCTTTCAACAACCAGAGACGTATATGCATCGGTCATGTGGCTGATGGGAAGCCTGAGTGCACCCGGAAAAGATTCCTTAAGGATCATGGTTTATTTCGTGCTGCCCCTTGCGCTGTCTTTAATACTGTTTTCACGTGATATAAATATCCTGAGCCTGGGAGATGAAAAAGCCATGTATCTGGGTTTAAATGCCAGGTATGCAAGGGCCGTACTGTTTCTCATCTCTTCACTGATAACAGGTGCATGCGTTGCCGTGGCAGGGGTAATCAGCTTTGTGGGACTTATTATGCCTCATATCATGAGAAAGATCATCGGACCGGACCACATTCTCCTTTTACCTGCATCAATGATTGCAGGTTCAATTCTGCTCGTTCTTTCGGATACCATTTCACGTATAGTCATATCACCCCTGGAACTGCCTGTTGGCGTAATAACAGGAATCATCGGAGGTTTGTTCTTTCTCTTCATGATTCTCTGGCAGGGTGAGAACATTTCATGA
- a CDS encoding PAS domain S-box protein — protein sequence MPAWMSKYAADGYLIFNKQGAIEDAGGNILSDLDVPRQVLLEKNILDIIHPNDRPSFERILLSVNNRPISEEIRIISGKGTCIWYKLFFYHAEAEGESQKNLCLAVNINRIKEPLVSSLEIIKSYEALLDILKVAILYLDKDSRIINALKNSASIISYSPDELTGKPFEDFLHPEDRENIIKLASNPFRQTPWENFRLKLKSGDYANFSSEFRSLAVNDGTIQTLCIIEPYEFNRKESFHHESRLYMDFFSGLKEKVILWNMDCDIINATQKAESLIWKDDGKKRLMSPDNLDIIDKYNLKSEFMKLTHNKEKDIDLEILLPSKQILKATAHLKHFTHGAIPSTVAMTINEKKSEIPAYLIKKISENTNDLVWVTDMDLKYIYISPSIEWLLGYKPEKAMRMYGDEITTTETLANIAIALLEGLVAARKKDFGWMKTFPADMVSSSGEKIRGNMKIFPFCDESENCMGFIGITCFNINIKDPIQ from the coding sequence ATGCCTGCATGGATGAGCAAATATGCTGCTGACGGGTATTTGATTTTTAATAAACAAGGAGCCATTGAAGATGCTGGCGGAAATATACTTTCAGATCTGGATGTTCCAAGACAGGTTCTGCTTGAAAAGAACATCCTTGATATAATCCATCCGAATGACAGGCCGTCTTTTGAAAGAATATTGTTATCGGTCAACAACCGGCCTATTTCAGAAGAGATCCGAATAATATCCGGCAAAGGAACCTGCATCTGGTATAAATTGTTTTTCTACCATGCTGAGGCTGAAGGAGAATCCCAGAAAAACCTGTGTCTTGCGGTTAATATCAACAGGATAAAAGAGCCTCTCGTTTCGTCTCTGGAAATCATCAAATCTTACGAAGCCCTGCTTGATATCCTTAAAGTCGCGATCCTTTATCTAGATAAAGACTCAAGAATCATAAACGCCCTGAAAAACAGCGCCAGCATTATAAGCTACAGTCCCGATGAATTAACAGGAAAACCGTTTGAAGATTTTTTACATCCGGAAGACAGAGAGAACATAATAAAGCTTGCATCGAATCCCTTCAGGCAGACGCCATGGGAAAATTTCAGATTAAAACTGAAAAGCGGAGATTATGCAAATTTCAGCTCTGAATTCAGATCTCTGGCGGTAAATGACGGTACAATACAGACCTTATGTATTATAGAACCTTATGAATTCAACAGAAAGGAATCATTTCATCATGAATCCAGATTATATATGGATTTTTTTTCCGGATTAAAGGAAAAAGTCATACTCTGGAATATGGATTGCGATATTATTAATGCCACCCAGAAAGCGGAATCGCTTATCTGGAAGGATGACGGGAAAAAAAGATTAATGAGTCCGGACAATCTGGATATTATCGATAAATATAATCTGAAATCCGAATTTATGAAGTTAACACATAACAAAGAAAAGGATATCGACCTTGAAATCCTTCTCCCCTCAAAACAGATACTCAAAGCAACTGCTCATTTGAAGCACTTCACCCATGGCGCCATACCTTCCACTGTCGCCATGACAATCAACGAAAAAAAATCTGAAATTCCTGCCTACCTAATTAAGAAGATATCAGAAAACACAAATGATCTGGTCTGGGTAACGGATATGGATTTGAAGTACATCTACATAAGCCCTTCAATCGAATGGCTGCTTGGATATAAACCAGAAAAAGCAATGAGAATGTATGGTGATGAGATAACAACAACCGAGACATTGGCAAATATAGCCATAGCCCTTTTAGAAGGCCTTGTTGCAGCACGGAAAAAGGATTTCGGGTGGATGAAAACATTTCCCGCAGATATGGTGTCCTCATCAGGGGAAAAAATAAGAGGCAATATGAAAATCTTTCCTTTCTGCGATGAATCTGAAAATTGCATGGGATTTATCGGGATTACATGTTTCAACATCAACATTAAAGACCCCATTCAATAA
- the greA gene encoding transcription elongation factor GreA produces the protein MQKTPITKKGYQVLMDELENIKKVERPKVIAAIEEARGHGDLSENAEYQYAKEKQSFMETRIQELETKLATAEIIDTSKIPRDKVVFGSKFVVCNTETEEEMTYQIVGVDESDISNGLISIASPLAKALIGKKPGDTAVFKSPAGEKEYEVLKIIDE, from the coding sequence ATGCAGAAAACACCCATAACAAAAAAAGGTTATCAAGTACTCATGGATGAACTGGAAAATATCAAAAAAGTTGAGCGGCCCAAGGTGATTGCAGCAATCGAAGAAGCCCGTGGACACGGTGACCTTTCGGAAAATGCCGAATATCAGTATGCAAAGGAAAAGCAGTCATTCATGGAGACAAGGATTCAGGAACTCGAGACAAAACTCGCCACTGCCGAAATAATCGACACTTCAAAGATCCCCAGGGATAAGGTTGTATTCGGATCGAAGTTTGTTGTCTGCAATACCGAAACCGAAGAGGAGATGACATATCAGATTGTGGGTGTCGATGAATCTGACATAAGCAATGGACTTATTTCAATTGCATCACCGCTTGCAAAAGCACTTATCGGGAAGAAACCCGGAGATACTGCCGTATTTAAATCGCCTGCAGGAGAGAAGGAATACGAGGTTCTCAAGATTATTGATGAATAA
- a CDS encoding ABC transporter substrate-binding protein, whose product MKMIRFILRLPAIFIIMMFIFHGCSKDSRTEKTIRISDRAPVKIGVILPLTGPCESIARNHLAAISTAAGNAPGIAGRNVAITLRDSKGDSNTAIEAVRQFEKENAAGVILLACGDEYLELSRLYCPDNSKRKREQLRLQIPVIVVNAPDSAPGTCSGIWRLSPSSDELIRASLHFIRSTMNATRIAVILDSGKDGGIKFATMFLKEFTNSGGTIIDIYDINEKGFREKLSKLNRKKPSLIIIPEADNKTSEIVRLLRSENIKIPVFFIRSPENKDVFETLRDNPGIYLLNNFSFQPTNDERCKRLLEVFSKDNISPDTGAFISADALFLLIDASVLPHNTASDMIPLLSISGNETYLTGKISLMVDGSVKKTLYVVKLNGSDTETVEGINLICRG is encoded by the coding sequence ATGAAAATGATCAGATTCATCTTGAGATTGCCGGCGATATTCATAATTATGATGTTTATTTTTCATGGATGTTCCAAAGACAGTCGGACTGAGAAAACAATCCGGATCTCAGACAGAGCGCCTGTAAAAATAGGCGTAATTCTTCCTCTCACTGGTCCTTGTGAGTCCATTGCACGTAATCATCTTGCAGCAATCAGCACTGCCGCCGGAAATGCGCCCGGCATTGCAGGCAGAAACGTAGCGATAACGCTCAGAGACTCAAAGGGCGATTCCAACACCGCAATTGAAGCTGTCCGCCAGTTCGAGAAGGAAAATGCGGCAGGAGTGATCCTTTTGGCCTGCGGGGATGAATACCTGGAATTGAGCCGTTTATACTGTCCTGATAACAGTAAAAGGAAACGTGAACAGTTGCGGTTGCAAATACCGGTCATAGTTGTAAATGCCCCTGATTCCGCTCCGGGAACATGCAGCGGAATATGGAGACTTTCACCTTCTTCAGACGAATTGATTCGTGCCTCATTGCATTTCATCAGATCGACGATGAACGCAACCAGGATAGCGGTTATCCTCGATTCCGGAAAAGACGGGGGAATCAAGTTTGCAACCATGTTCCTTAAAGAATTTACAAACTCCGGCGGTACGATCATTGATATTTACGATATAAATGAAAAGGGCTTCAGAGAAAAACTCTCAAAGTTAAATAGAAAAAAACCATCCCTGATTATCATTCCCGAGGCCGACAATAAAACTTCGGAGATTGTCAGACTTCTCAGGTCAGAGAACATAAAAATTCCTGTATTTTTTATACGTTCACCGGAAAACAAGGATGTCTTTGAAACATTAAGGGATAATCCGGGAATCTACCTGTTAAACAATTTTTCATTCCAGCCTACAAATGACGAGAGGTGCAAGCGTCTGCTTGAAGTCTTCTCAAAAGATAATATTTCACCTGATACAGGCGCATTTATCTCCGCTGACGCCCTTTTCCTGCTGATAGATGCATCTGTGCTTCCTCATAATACCGCTTCGGACATGATCCCGTTATTGTCTATATCAGGCAATGAAACATATCTTACCGGCAAAATAAGCCTGATGGTGGACGGCTCAGTTAAAAAGACTCTTTATGTCGTCAAGCTGAATGGATCGGATACCGAAACTGTTGAAGGGATCAATCTGATCTGCCGGGGCTAG
- a CDS encoding HAD family hydrolase, with product MPYIEISGNRFEADLIIFDKDGTLLDFRQTWLSVFRELINLMLIKTGPSKNLSKRIQDMLGMDFEKWDIDGNGPLAMGTSFEVENLLAGCVYLEGIRWDNAVEIVKQTVKEVFTGPIREKNLIPSKGAIEALKLVKQRGFLTALATNDNTIDATNDMNALGALPYLDVVVGADSVSNTKPAPDMIFHICELLGKKPEDSIMIGDTMMDAIMGANAGVKVNIGIAEIVPAEVLATRADVVIMSMDEIG from the coding sequence TTGCCATACATAGAAATTTCCGGGAACAGATTTGAAGCCGATCTTATAATATTTGACAAAGACGGGACACTGCTTGATTTCAGACAAACCTGGCTCAGTGTTTTCCGTGAACTTATAAACCTGATGCTTATTAAAACCGGCCCGAGCAAAAATCTGTCAAAGAGGATTCAGGACATGCTCGGAATGGATTTTGAAAAATGGGATATCGACGGCAATGGTCCGCTGGCAATGGGGACCTCGTTTGAAGTCGAAAATCTTCTGGCAGGGTGTGTTTATCTGGAAGGCATAAGGTGGGATAATGCCGTAGAGATTGTAAAGCAAACGGTTAAAGAGGTTTTCACAGGACCGATAAGGGAGAAAAACCTTATCCCCTCAAAGGGGGCGATTGAAGCTTTAAAGCTTGTCAAGCAGAGGGGATTTCTGACTGCGCTGGCAACCAACGACAATACAATCGATGCGACAAATGACATGAATGCGCTTGGTGCGCTGCCTTACCTTGATGTTGTTGTTGGTGCGGACAGCGTCAGCAATACCAAACCCGCACCCGACATGATTTTTCATATATGCGAGCTGCTAGGGAAAAAACCTGAAGATTCAATCATGATAGGCGACACCATGATGGATGCGATCATGGGTGCGAATGCAGGGGTAAAAGTAAATATCGGCATTGCAGAAATAGTTCCGGCTGAAGTCCTGGCAACCAGGGCAGATGTCGTCATCATGAGCATGGACGAAATCGGCTGA
- a CDS encoding helix-turn-helix transcriptional regulator — protein sequence MQLLRKWLDNKGISQKEFADMIGVAPSTVYRVITGKTRPKLDVAKRIEILTDGEVSRWSVLYPMEFKIQ from the coding sequence ATGCAGCTTTTAAGAAAATGGTTGGACAACAAGGGTATCAGTCAGAAAGAGTTTGCAGACATGATTGGTGTTGCACCAAGTACTGTTTACAGGGTTATAACAGGCAAAACCAGGCCAAAACTGGATGTTGCAAAAAGAATAGAAATACTGACTGATGGTGAGGTTTCCCGTTGGTCGGTTCTATATCCCATGGAATTTAAAATACAGTAG
- a CDS encoding YgiQ family radical SAM protein has translation MGFLAATKDELKGREADIIIVTGDAYIDHPSFGAAMIGRVLEKAGYTVGILSMPDWRNPESITALGRPRLFFGVTSGNVDSMLSLYTAFKKRRSDDPYVPGGVAGKKPEHAVINYCNLIKAKFKDVPIVIGGIEASMRRLVHYDFWDNRLRRSIIEDTRADILAYGMAEAAVVEIAGRIASGRSLEGIPGTLLMERTPPVNAVLLPSEEEALTNMDAFLETCRLFYENQDKILVQQTASRFLVCYPQQSMAQEQIDSVYSLPFMYAPHPSYIEPIPAFEMISGSINAHRGCVSGCSFCSVGLHQGKRIVARSSESVLDEIRLLAGNRHFRKHVKDIGGPSANMYGYGCRSKWRCSRISCIYPDLCRNLEIKTMPWIKLLGDAAGIKGVSRATVGSGIRYDLLMRDKDSIPLLRALIKNHISGQLKIAPEHTEGHVLRAMRKTPVFDLKEFTGMFKNETEKIRKKQYLLPYLMSCHPGCSTSDMLAMKKCIKNVFGFLPDQVQAFIPLPMTISSIIYLTGVDPLTSERFRVDRNTRERRAQHGIIIKKSFF, from the coding sequence ATGGGATTTCTGGCGGCGACGAAGGATGAATTAAAAGGTAGAGAAGCTGACATCATAATAGTTACAGGAGATGCCTATATAGATCATCCATCATTCGGGGCGGCAATGATAGGCCGGGTCCTTGAAAAAGCAGGCTATACCGTAGGTATTCTGTCCATGCCGGACTGGAGGAATCCAGAATCCATAACTGCACTGGGAAGGCCACGGCTTTTCTTTGGTGTCACATCCGGAAATGTGGATTCCATGCTGAGCCTTTATACGGCGTTTAAAAAAAGGCGTTCCGATGATCCGTATGTCCCGGGCGGCGTCGCCGGAAAAAAGCCCGAGCATGCCGTCATCAATTACTGCAATCTGATCAAGGCTAAATTCAAGGATGTGCCCATTGTGATCGGGGGGATTGAGGCATCCATGAGAAGGCTTGTCCATTATGATTTCTGGGACAACAGGCTTAGGCGCTCGATCATCGAAGATACGCGAGCCGATATTCTTGCATACGGCATGGCGGAAGCAGCCGTGGTGGAAATCGCCGGCAGGATAGCTTCCGGCAGATCGCTTGAAGGGATACCGGGTACTCTTCTGATGGAAAGGACACCGCCTGTAAATGCAGTCTTGCTGCCTTCTGAAGAAGAGGCTTTGACAAATATGGATGCATTTCTTGAAACCTGCAGGCTTTTTTATGAAAACCAGGACAAAATACTGGTCCAGCAGACAGCTTCCCGTTTTCTCGTTTGTTATCCTCAGCAAAGTATGGCTCAGGAGCAGATCGATTCCGTCTATTCTTTGCCTTTCATGTATGCGCCGCACCCATCATACATAGAACCCATACCTGCATTTGAAATGATTTCCGGCTCAATCAATGCCCACCGGGGATGTGTTTCAGGGTGTTCATTCTGTTCGGTAGGACTTCATCAGGGAAAAAGAATTGTCGCCAGAAGCTCTGAATCAGTCCTTGACGAAATCCGTCTGCTGGCAGGGAATAGGCATTTCAGAAAGCATGTTAAAGACATAGGCGGGCCGTCAGCTAATATGTACGGTTACGGCTGCAGGTCAAAATGGAGATGTTCGAGGATAAGCTGCATATATCCCGATTTATGCCGGAACCTTGAGATAAAGACGATGCCATGGATAAAACTGCTTGGAGATGCGGCAGGAATAAAAGGGGTGTCGAGGGCGACTGTAGGGTCAGGCATACGCTATGACCTCCTTATGAGGGATAAGGATTCCATACCTCTTTTGAGGGCCCTTATTAAAAACCACATCAGCGGCCAGCTTAAGATAGCCCCTGAACATACAGAGGGCCATGTGCTCAGGGCGATGAGAAAAACTCCGGTTTTCGATCTGAAGGAATTTACCGGAATGTTCAAAAATGAAACGGAAAAAATCCGTAAGAAACAATACCTGCTGCCCTATCTGATGTCATGTCACCCAGGGTGTTCTACAAGTGATATGCTTGCCATGAAGAAATGTATCAAAAACGTCTTCGGCTTCCTTCCCGATCAGGTCCAGGCGTTCATTCCTCTTCCCATGACAATTTCATCGATAATATATCTGACTGGAGTCGATCCCTTGACTTCAGAACGTTTCAGAGTCGACAGAAATACCCGGGAAAGAAGGGCTCAACATGGCATAATCATTAAGAAGTCCTTTTTTTAA
- a CDS encoding DNA recombination protein RmuC, whose protein sequence is MVYAAVALALIIGFIIGWLVSRQETVALKATLNAQMSSIEDAKVRMSESFGSAAAEALNANSRLFIDQARGVLETLIEQSKGDLSVRQEAIAGIVKPLGDALTRYEAYIAEMESKRQTSSGELKAMIEQMLNASAKLENQTRSLTNALKRPEVKGRWGEITLMRVVEVSGMSQYCDFDVQQSANTEEGRKRPDMIVRLPQGHSIVVDSKAPLDAYMDALDAQDDAARKAQLMRHAQKIRQHMASLSSKEYWKDFSPDTEFVVLFLPGESFFSAALEQDRQLIEDGIAKRVILATPTTLIALLRTVAVSWQQHALNENAKEIGRAGGELFDRLSTYADHMKKIKDGLQKAVNAFNQAAGSWESRIMPSISRMRDLGGKEAEEGMPPIGHVDGYMKTLKIERENGISGGDEG, encoded by the coding sequence ATGGTCTATGCAGCCGTAGCGCTAGCTCTGATAATTGGATTTATCATAGGCTGGCTTGTTTCAAGGCAGGAGACAGTCGCGCTGAAGGCAACGCTGAATGCCCAGATGTCGAGCATCGAAGATGCGAAAGTGAGGATGTCCGAGAGTTTCGGAAGCGCTGCCGCCGAGGCATTAAACGCCAACAGCAGGCTTTTTATAGACCAGGCCAGGGGAGTCCTTGAAACATTGATCGAACAGTCGAAGGGCGATCTTTCCGTCAGACAGGAGGCGATTGCAGGCATTGTTAAACCTCTTGGGGATGCCTTGACAAGATATGAGGCATACATTGCCGAAATGGAAAGCAAAAGGCAGACCTCCTCGGGAGAACTCAAGGCAATGATAGAGCAGATGCTGAACGCGAGCGCAAAACTGGAAAACCAGACGCGTTCTCTTACTAACGCACTAAAGCGCCCGGAGGTTAAAGGCAGATGGGGAGAAATAACCCTGATGAGGGTGGTGGAGGTCTCAGGAATGAGCCAGTACTGCGATTTCGATGTGCAGCAGTCAGCGAATACCGAAGAAGGCAGAAAGCGTCCGGATATGATCGTGAGGCTTCCACAGGGCCATTCGATTGTTGTCGATTCCAAGGCGCCTCTCGATGCCTACATGGACGCGCTTGATGCGCAGGATGACGCTGCCAGGAAAGCGCAGCTGATGCGCCACGCACAGAAGATCCGCCAGCACATGGCTTCTCTTTCATCAAAGGAATACTGGAAAGATTTCAGTCCGGACACCGAGTTTGTCGTCCTCTTTCTGCCCGGGGAAAGTTTTTTCAGCGCGGCCCTTGAGCAGGACAGGCAGCTGATTGAAGACGGGATAGCAAAACGCGTCATACTGGCTACACCTACTACACTTATAGCCCTCTTGAGAACCGTTGCGGTTTCATGGCAGCAGCATGCGCTTAATGAAAATGCAAAAGAAATCGGCAGGGCCGGAGGTGAACTTTTTGACAGGCTTTCAACTTATGCAGATCATATGAAGAAAATAAAGGACGGGCTGCAGAAGGCGGTCAATGCATTCAATCAGGCTGCTGGTTCATGGGAATCGAGGATCATGCCTTCGATCAGCCGCATGAGAGACCTTGGCGGCAAAGAGGCCGAAGAAGGCATGCCTCCCATAGGGCATGTTGACGGTTATATGAAGACATTGAAGATCGAGAGGGAAAATGGGATTTCTGGCGGCGACGAAGGATGA